The Streptomyces sp. NBC_00162 genome window below encodes:
- a CDS encoding isocitrate/isopropylmalate dehydrogenase family protein has translation MKIAVVPGDGIGQEVVPPVLDVLALLGEEFGLGIEYEVFGWGADQWLSSGVGLPEGALDMLSAQYSAVFLGALGDPRIPDMAHGRDILLGMRRGLDLYVNHRPLTLPTGVVDVYRENTQGLYAGVGGTVLQGGLAGVAIDECVYTRPTVEKFVRYCLRRLAEEERGRVVLVHKSNAVPHTGRLWQEVFRRELEDFPQLEGSEEYVDSFCYNLVRDPSPYEGVVTSNLFGDIISDIGAALMGGLGLAASASICPETEFALFEPVHGSAPDIAGKGVANPYAALLSLAMMLDHLGHGAPSAVLRRALAGALRSDAATPDLGGRGTTALFTAEVTTRITRELDDRGRPRRAGAEEVHHA, from the coding sequence ATGAAGATAGCGGTGGTTCCCGGAGACGGCATCGGCCAGGAGGTCGTCCCGCCGGTCCTCGACGTACTGGCCCTGCTCGGCGAGGAGTTCGGCCTCGGGATCGAGTACGAGGTCTTCGGCTGGGGAGCGGACCAGTGGCTGAGCAGCGGCGTGGGGCTCCCCGAGGGAGCGCTGGACATGCTGTCGGCGCAGTACTCGGCCGTGTTCCTGGGCGCACTGGGCGATCCCAGGATCCCCGACATGGCCCACGGCCGGGACATCCTCCTCGGCATGCGCCGAGGACTCGACCTCTACGTCAACCACCGCCCGCTGACCCTGCCGACGGGGGTGGTCGACGTCTACCGGGAGAACACCCAGGGGCTGTACGCCGGCGTCGGCGGCACGGTTCTGCAGGGCGGGCTGGCCGGCGTCGCGATCGACGAGTGCGTGTACACCCGCCCCACCGTGGAGAAGTTCGTGCGCTACTGCCTGCGCCGCCTCGCCGAGGAGGAACGGGGGCGCGTGGTGCTCGTCCACAAGTCCAACGCCGTACCGCACACCGGGAGGCTGTGGCAGGAGGTGTTCCGGCGCGAACTGGAGGACTTCCCGCAGCTGGAGGGATCCGAGGAGTACGTCGACTCCTTCTGCTACAACCTCGTGCGCGATCCGTCCCCGTACGAGGGCGTGGTCACCTCCAACCTCTTCGGCGACATCATCAGCGACATCGGCGCCGCCCTGATGGGCGGTCTCGGCCTCGCCGCGAGCGCCAGCATCTGCCCCGAGACGGAGTTCGCCCTCTTCGAACCGGTGCACGGCAGCGCCCCCGACATCGCCGGAAAGGGAGTGGCCAACCCGTACGCCGCCCTCCTCTCGCTGGCGATGATGCTCGACCATCTCGGGCACGGGGCGCCGTCCGCCGTGCTGCGCCGGGCCCTGGCCGGCGCGCTGCGCAGCGACGCGGCCACCCCGGACCTCGGCGGCCGGGGGACCACGGCCCTGTTCACGGCCGAGGTGACCACGCGCATCACACGCGAACTCGACGACCGCGGCCGCCCGCGGCGGGCCGGAGCGGAGGAGGTGCACCATGCGTAG
- a CDS encoding aconitase family protein: MRPPSDTTDGAAERRTIRLRGNVLVVTEDTDALAAQLDGSGALTTAQLLRTPLMNNISTDEMIPGWCCYWYDEKLGDYAYLGLRGKQVGEGALRAFGPQIIVSGEAKGCGSSREHAVYAEKYAGVELVFARSFERIYEQNCRNVGIITCDDFELLDALLAGEELPLEAFTRRANEIERAIVDLGGLFGFNRAGSRIEPAFAPGRPLNVVEKIIQSRLSSRNPLPADASVRIGQSYFVRTDVRFSHEYVTPMAAGMFTQQFGPGAVLADPQSVYFFQDHLSLAGPVLARRANGAELIERVENLGSRQQEFAALSGGNFIGPAPDGGSRAICHNHIVEHVARPGDVIIGTDSHTCTAGAVGAFAFGVGATDIANSWYNREILLKVPAVIRINLLGDLRPGVCAKDVMLGLLRHPAIEGSQTLGKVLLFTGPGCAGLNMDERATLCNMAVEAGGMTALFEPDAITHAHLAQRDPAQSPGSALTSDENAAYAAVVDIELAGIEPMVALPGDPRNSVPLATVHEQVKVDKIYGGSCTGGKAHDMDMYASVFEQARARGARVPAGVQAFIQVGSEAVMRYAAERGYIELFSDVGVTVLPPSCGACINAGPGVSENPAEVTVSAQNRNFPGRSGPGQVYLASPYVVAASAIAGRLSSVEDMFLMRTGS; this comes from the coding sequence TTGCGACCGCCGAGTGACACCACGGACGGCGCCGCCGAGCGCCGGACGATCCGCCTCCGGGGCAACGTCCTCGTCGTGACCGAGGACACGGACGCACTGGCCGCCCAGCTGGACGGCAGCGGCGCCCTCACCACGGCCCAGCTGCTGCGGACCCCGCTCATGAACAACATCTCGACGGACGAGATGATCCCCGGCTGGTGCTGCTACTGGTACGACGAGAAGCTCGGCGACTACGCCTACCTGGGCCTGCGCGGCAAGCAGGTCGGCGAGGGCGCCCTGCGGGCCTTCGGACCGCAGATCATCGTCAGCGGCGAGGCGAAGGGCTGCGGCTCCTCCCGGGAACACGCCGTCTACGCCGAGAAGTACGCGGGCGTCGAGCTGGTCTTCGCGCGTTCCTTCGAGCGGATCTACGAACAGAACTGCCGCAACGTCGGCATCATCACCTGCGACGACTTCGAGCTCCTCGACGCGCTGCTGGCGGGCGAGGAACTGCCGCTGGAGGCCTTCACCCGCCGGGCCAACGAGATCGAGCGCGCCATCGTCGACCTCGGGGGACTCTTCGGCTTCAACCGGGCCGGGTCGCGGATCGAGCCCGCGTTCGCGCCCGGCCGCCCGCTCAACGTGGTCGAGAAGATCATCCAGAGCCGCCTCTCGTCCCGCAACCCGCTGCCGGCGGACGCGAGCGTGCGGATCGGCCAGTCCTACTTCGTCCGGACGGACGTCAGGTTCTCCCACGAGTACGTCACCCCCATGGCCGCGGGCATGTTCACCCAGCAGTTCGGCCCCGGCGCGGTCCTGGCGGATCCGCAATCCGTGTACTTCTTCCAGGACCACCTGTCGCTGGCGGGGCCGGTGCTGGCACGGCGCGCGAACGGCGCCGAGCTGATCGAACGGGTGGAGAACCTCGGCAGCCGGCAACAGGAGTTCGCCGCCCTCAGCGGGGGCAACTTCATCGGTCCCGCGCCGGACGGCGGCAGCCGCGCCATCTGCCACAACCACATCGTCGAGCACGTCGCCCGGCCAGGAGACGTGATCATCGGCACCGACAGCCACACCTGCACGGCCGGAGCCGTCGGCGCGTTCGCCTTCGGGGTGGGCGCCACCGACATAGCCAACTCCTGGTACAACCGCGAGATCCTGCTGAAGGTCCCGGCCGTGATCCGGATCAACCTGCTCGGCGACCTGCGCCCCGGGGTCTGCGCGAAGGACGTCATGCTCGGCCTGCTGCGGCACCCCGCCATCGAAGGCAGCCAGACCCTCGGCAAGGTCCTCCTGTTCACCGGACCCGGCTGCGCCGGGCTGAACATGGACGAACGCGCCACCCTCTGCAACATGGCGGTCGAAGCGGGCGGCATGACCGCACTGTTCGAGCCCGACGCGATCACCCACGCCCACCTGGCACAGCGCGATCCCGCACAGTCGCCCGGCAGCGCCCTCACCTCGGACGAGAACGCCGCCTACGCCGCGGTCGTCGACATCGAACTGGCCGGGATCGAGCCGATGGTGGCCCTGCCCGGCGACCCGCGGAACTCCGTCCCCCTCGCCACCGTCCACGAGCAGGTGAAGGTCGACAAGATCTACGGCGGCTCCTGCACCGGAGGCAAGGCCCACGACATGGACATGTACGCCAGCGTGTTCGAGCAGGCGCGGGCCCGCGGCGCGCGCGTGCCCGCCGGCGTGCAGGCCTTCATCCAGGTCGGCAGCGAGGCCGTGATGCGGTACGCGGCCGAGCGCGGCTACATCGAGCTCTTCTCGGACGTCGGGGTGACGGTGCTGCCCCCCTCCTGCGGAGCGTGCATCAACGCCGGTCCGGGTGTCTCCGAGAACCCGGCCGAGGTGACCGTCAGCGCCCAGAACCGGAACTTCCCCGGGAGATCGGGGCCCGGACAGGTCTACCTCGCCTCGCCCTACGTGGTCGCCGCGAGTGCCATCGCCGGCCGGCTCAGCTCGGTGGAGGACATGTTCCTGATGCGGACGGGCTCATGA
- a CDS encoding PLP-dependent aminotransferase family protein produces MRRRVPPPGLAGRTDAAGSSVIREALALTARPEVISFAGGLPASELIDTEGIRAAYDQVLSEAPHRVLQYSVTDGDPELREAVAARLVRGGLAARPDGLLITTGAQQALTLLATVLLEPGDTVLVEEPTYLAALQCFGYAGARVVAVPTDRHGIDVEALADAVERERPKLLYLVPDFQNPTGHTLPLDRRREVARLASARGFWIAEDDPYGELRFRGSRLPWISALEGAADRTVLLGSLSKVVAPGMRLGWLHGPPGLRRAAVLAKQALDLHSSTVDQAAAARYLRNHDLDARLDRVRALYRERCDTLLEALPRVLPPGSTWSRPDGGMFVWVRLPDGWDAAALLPQAVAQDVAYVPGAPFFAGRPDPATLRMSFATHGPADIGEGMRRLARTFARATPAERTRVPAPAGRA; encoded by the coding sequence ATGCGTAGGCGCGTCCCGCCGCCCGGGCTGGCCGGCCGCACCGACGCGGCCGGCAGCTCGGTCATCCGCGAGGCCCTCGCACTCACCGCCCGGCCCGAGGTGATCTCCTTCGCGGGCGGCCTGCCCGCCTCGGAGCTGATCGACACGGAAGGCATCCGCGCGGCGTACGACCAGGTGCTGAGCGAGGCCCCGCACCGTGTCCTGCAGTACTCCGTCACGGACGGGGACCCCGAACTGCGCGAGGCGGTCGCGGCGCGGCTGGTCCGCGGCGGGCTCGCCGCCCGCCCGGACGGCCTCCTGATCACCACCGGTGCGCAGCAGGCCCTCACCCTGCTGGCGACCGTACTGCTCGAACCGGGCGACACCGTCCTCGTCGAGGAGCCCACCTACCTGGCCGCGCTCCAGTGCTTCGGCTACGCCGGTGCGCGCGTGGTCGCGGTGCCCACGGACCGGCACGGCATCGACGTCGAAGCCCTCGCGGACGCCGTGGAGCGCGAGCGCCCCAAGCTGCTCTACCTGGTGCCCGACTTCCAGAACCCGACCGGGCACACGCTGCCGCTGGACCGGCGCCGGGAGGTGGCACGCCTGGCCTCCGCCCGCGGATTCTGGATCGCCGAGGACGACCCGTACGGCGAACTGCGCTTCCGCGGCTCCCGGCTGCCGTGGATCTCCGCCCTGGAGGGCGCCGCGGACCGGACCGTGCTGCTCGGCAGCCTCTCCAAGGTGGTGGCACCGGGCATGCGGCTGGGCTGGCTGCACGGGCCGCCCGGACTGCGGCGGGCCGCCGTGCTCGCCAAGCAGGCGCTCGACCTGCACAGTTCGACCGTCGACCAGGCGGCCGCGGCGCGCTACCTCCGCAACCACGACCTCGACGCCCGGCTGGACCGGGTCCGGGCCCTGTACCGCGAACGCTGCGACACCCTGCTCGAGGCGCTCCCGCGGGTACTGCCCCCCGGCAGTACCTGGAGCCGTCCCGACGGAGGGATGTTCGTCTGGGTCCGGCTGCCCGACGGCTGGGACGCGGCGGCCCTGCTCCCGCAGGCCGTGGCGCAGGACGTCGCCTACGTACCCGGCGCCCCGTTCTTCGCCGGGCGTCCCGACCCGGCCACGCTGCGGATGTCCTTCGCCACCCACGGCCCCGCCGACATCGGGGAGGGGATGCGCAGGCTGGCCAGGACGTTCGCCCGGGCCACCCCGGCGGAGCGGACCCGGGTCCCCGCCCCCGCGGGCCGGGCCTAG
- a CDS encoding LeuA family protein, which produces MNSNTGRNAHPSPDVWFNWNSVEAVPATPAPAYAGKLFDETLRDGLQAPNIRNPSLEQKLILVDHMARTGVHSADLGFPGSDPLALKECVEIARYIAESRLPLVQGYAGRTHPADIEAICEIAQQASVHVDAYLFIGVSPIRQYVEDWDLASIQRHVRASAVACRREGVEFVLVLEDAVRCTPEVLAGVYDAAIESGVARLTLCDTVGAALPAGAASLIHWSRRYFLDRGHPVAFEWHGHNDRGLALANSLTALALGCERVHGTILGIGERAGNASLDQLVVNTHLDRHDSYDLKALRDYCDYAAPVLGVDIPQNYPALGRDVFKTSAGVHASAILKAHEKGNLLVKDSVYSSVPASFLGREQEVLIDEASGTNNVKYWLTVNGYDSSNPAYLKKVLAMAKSTRGPLTDEQIRQIIATAE; this is translated from the coding sequence GTGAACAGCAACACCGGCCGGAATGCGCACCCGAGCCCCGACGTCTGGTTCAACTGGAACAGCGTCGAAGCGGTGCCGGCCACCCCGGCGCCAGCGTACGCGGGGAAACTCTTCGACGAGACGCTGCGCGACGGACTCCAGGCTCCGAACATCCGCAACCCGTCGCTGGAGCAGAAGCTGATACTCGTGGACCACATGGCCCGCACCGGCGTCCACTCGGCGGACCTCGGCTTCCCCGGATCGGATCCGCTCGCCCTGAAGGAATGCGTGGAGATCGCCCGGTACATCGCCGAGAGCAGACTCCCCCTCGTCCAGGGCTACGCGGGCCGCACCCACCCGGCGGACATCGAAGCGATCTGCGAGATAGCCCAACAGGCCTCGGTACACGTCGACGCCTACCTGTTCATCGGTGTCAGCCCCATCCGGCAGTACGTGGAGGACTGGGACCTCGCCTCCATCCAGCGCCACGTCCGCGCGTCGGCCGTCGCCTGCCGGCGCGAGGGAGTGGAGTTCGTCCTGGTCCTCGAGGACGCCGTACGGTGCACCCCCGAGGTGCTCGCGGGGGTGTACGACGCGGCCATCGAGTCCGGGGTGGCCCGCCTCACCCTGTGCGACACGGTCGGCGCCGCGTTACCGGCCGGCGCGGCCTCGCTCATCCACTGGTCCCGGCGCTACTTCCTGGACCGGGGCCATCCGGTCGCCTTCGAATGGCACGGCCACAACGACCGCGGGCTGGCCCTGGCCAACTCGCTCACCGCCCTCGCCCTGGGCTGCGAGCGCGTCCACGGAACGATCCTGGGCATCGGGGAGCGGGCCGGAAACGCCTCCCTCGACCAGCTCGTCGTCAACACCCACCTGGACCGGCACGACAGTTACGACCTGAAGGCACTGCGCGACTACTGCGACTACGCGGCGCCCGTGCTGGGAGTCGACATCCCGCAGAACTATCCCGCCCTGGGCCGGGACGTGTTCAAGACCAGTGCCGGCGTGCACGCCTCCGCGATCCTCAAGGCGCACGAGAAGGGAAACCTCCTCGTCAAGGACAGCGTGTACTCCAGCGTCCCGGCGAGCTTCCTGGGCCGGGAACAAGAGGTGCTCATCGACGAGGCGTCCGGCACCAACAACGTCAAGTACTGGCTCACCGTCAACGGTTACGACAGCTCCAACCCCGCCTACCTCAAGAAGGTGCTGGCGATGGCGAAGTCCACCCGCGGCCCCCTCACCGACGAGCAGATAAGGCAGATCATTGCGACCGCCGAGTGA